From one Luteolibacter sp. Y139 genomic stretch:
- a CDS encoding type IV pilus twitching motility protein PilT — translation MARIDALFQYLVANRGSDLHLAEGQPPKTRVHGSVTPIPDQPVMDGPAIRQMLEEICEPKAFAKYLETGDLDFAYAMDEDSRFRCNYLKQNNGLGAVFRLIPTEIMSLESLGVPEVVKQFGHIRSGLVLVTGPTGSGKSTTLAALLDYININFNRHIITVEEPIEFVHRNKKSIITQREVPIQTPSFSDGLRAALREDADIVLVGEMRDLETISLALTAAETGLLVFGTLHTNNARKTVDRIIDVFPADQQSQVRTMLAASLRGVLAQLLCKRSDKPGRVAVHEIMFATPAVSAIIREGATQKLYDVITGGKGEGMQFMDESIWQKLQANMISPEEAYMKAIDKSRFKRFLPEKSAHLGDASGESPMEH, via the coding sequence ATGGCTCGCATCGACGCCCTCTTCCAATACCTCGTCGCCAACCGGGGTTCCGATCTTCACCTGGCCGAAGGCCAGCCTCCGAAAACCCGTGTCCACGGTTCGGTCACTCCGATTCCCGACCAGCCCGTGATGGATGGTCCGGCCATCCGGCAGATGCTCGAGGAGATCTGTGAACCGAAGGCTTTCGCGAAGTATCTCGAAACCGGTGACCTCGACTTCGCTTATGCGATGGATGAGGACTCGCGGTTCCGCTGCAACTATCTCAAGCAGAACAACGGCCTCGGCGCCGTCTTCCGGTTGATCCCGACCGAGATCATGTCGCTCGAGTCGCTGGGCGTGCCGGAAGTGGTGAAGCAATTCGGCCACATCCGCTCCGGTCTGGTGCTGGTCACCGGTCCGACCGGTTCCGGCAAGTCCACGACGCTCGCGGCGCTGCTCGACTACATCAACATCAACTTCAACCGGCACATCATCACGGTGGAGGAGCCGATCGAGTTCGTGCACCGGAACAAGAAGTCGATCATCACGCAGCGCGAGGTGCCGATCCAGACGCCGTCCTTCTCCGATGGCCTGCGCGCGGCACTTCGTGAAGATGCGGACATCGTGCTCGTGGGCGAAATGCGAGACCTGGAAACGATCTCGCTGGCGCTGACAGCGGCGGAAACCGGTCTGCTTGTCTTCGGCACGCTGCACACGAACAACGCGCGCAAGACGGTTGACCGTATCATCGACGTGTTTCCCGCCGACCAGCAGTCGCAGGTGCGCACCATGCTCGCGGCTTCGCTGCGCGGCGTGCTTGCCCAGCTTCTCTGCAAGCGGTCCGACAAGCCGGGCCGCGTGGCCGTGCACGAGATCATGTTCGCAACGCCGGCCGTCTCCGCGATCATTCGTGAAGGTGCCACCCAGAAGCTCTATGACGTCATCACCGGCGGCAAGGGCGAGGGGATGCAGTTCATGGACGAGTCGATCTGGCAGAAGCTCCAGGCCAACATGATTTCGCCGGAAGAAGCCTATATGAAGGCGATCGACAAATCGCGCTTCAAGAGATTCCTGCCCGAGAAGTCGGCTCATCTCGGAGATGCCTCGGGTGAGAGCCCGATGGAACATTGA
- a CDS encoding rhodanese-like domain-containing protein, whose translation MKTVTELALVLACASLGALGTWKIAGPPSRAVVCDPATLSPDEICLATVQAEWPAGSFLWIDARPAAEWKLNGIQGSIPITVVGDTSFDEQVEASLEKLGSAQRALVYCGSTGCGISKEVAKRLKALGFIPEVRALHGGWDALRQAGLVKDSSPAN comes from the coding sequence ATGAAAACGGTGACCGAACTGGCCCTCGTGCTCGCCTGCGCCTCGCTCGGCGCGTTGGGCACGTGGAAAATTGCCGGTCCCCCGTCACGTGCGGTGGTCTGCGATCCCGCCACTCTCTCGCCGGACGAAATCTGCCTCGCCACCGTCCAGGCAGAGTGGCCGGCTGGCTCCTTCCTGTGGATCGATGCCCGGCCCGCGGCAGAGTGGAAGCTCAATGGCATTCAGGGATCCATCCCGATCACGGTCGTGGGCGACACCTCGTTCGATGAACAGGTCGAGGCCTCGCTCGAAAAGCTCGGCAGCGCCCAACGTGCACTCGTCTACTGCGGCAGCACCGGCTGCGGGATCAGCAAGGAAGTGGCGAAGCGCCTGAAAGCCCTTGGCTTCATCCCGGAAGTCCGCGCTCTCCACGGCGGTTGGGATGCGCTGAGGCAGGCCGGCTTGGTCAAGGATTCCAGTCCGGCGAATTGA